In the Haloferula helveola genome, one interval contains:
- a CDS encoding NAD(P)/FAD-dependent oxidoreductase → MPDPKAPRRVLILGAGFAGLSCARKLAKNPNFSVTLVDRTNHHLFQPLLYQVATASLAAPDIARSIRQVVEKAPNISVIMDEIRSIDSNGKTATGRSGKSYPWDYLVLATGARTSFFGNDDWEEHTLGLKTLADAQAVRRTVLANLERAERTDDPDERRRLMTVAIVGGGPTGVELSGAFADLVRHSMRHEFRHIDTSELRVVLIEGSERILEAYDEDQSAYAKERLESLGVEVMIGRRVNGIDPELLHFTDGGTLESAAIIWAAGIEATPLTRAIGVEPADRAGRLAPKPDLSLPEYPKIFVAGDLVRMTDLDGKPVPGVAPAAVQMGEHIAAVLKEELRLETTRYASKKHELRPGFRYFDKGLMAIIGKNAAVVKSGKLRLQGFPAWTAWLLVHILFLIGFRNKLAVLLGWAFAYIRNNPGARIIVHPPTEVAN, encoded by the coding sequence ATGCCCGACCCCAAAGCACCCCGCCGCGTCCTCATCCTCGGGGCCGGTTTCGCCGGCCTCTCTTGCGCCAGGAAGCTCGCGAAAAATCCAAATTTCAGCGTCACGCTCGTCGACCGAACCAATCATCACCTCTTTCAGCCCCTTCTCTACCAAGTCGCCACCGCGTCACTGGCCGCTCCGGACATCGCCCGCTCGATCCGCCAAGTGGTGGAAAAGGCGCCGAACATCTCGGTCATCATGGATGAGATCCGTTCGATCGACTCGAATGGCAAGACGGCGACCGGGCGCTCCGGCAAATCGTATCCGTGGGACTACCTCGTGCTCGCGACGGGGGCCCGGACTTCGTTTTTCGGCAATGACGACTGGGAAGAGCACACGCTCGGACTCAAGACACTCGCCGATGCTCAAGCCGTCCGCCGGACCGTGCTCGCCAACCTTGAGCGCGCCGAACGCACGGACGACCCGGACGAGCGCAGGCGACTGATGACTGTCGCCATCGTCGGCGGCGGACCGACCGGGGTGGAACTCTCCGGAGCCTTCGCCGATCTGGTGCGGCACTCGATGCGCCACGAGTTCCGGCACATCGACACATCCGAACTCAGAGTGGTGCTGATCGAGGGATCGGAGCGCATCCTCGAAGCCTATGACGAAGACCAGAGCGCCTACGCCAAGGAACGGCTCGAATCGCTCGGGGTAGAGGTCATGATCGGTCGCCGGGTGAACGGAATCGACCCGGAGCTGCTGCACTTCACCGACGGCGGAACCTTGGAGTCGGCCGCCATCATCTGGGCGGCAGGAATCGAGGCGACCCCGCTGACCCGGGCCATCGGAGTCGAGCCGGCCGACCGCGCCGGCCGGCTTGCACCGAAGCCCGACCTGTCGCTTCCGGAGTATCCCAAAATTTTTGTCGCAGGCGATCTCGTGCGGATGACCGATCTCGACGGCAAGCCGGTTCCGGGCGTGGCTCCTGCGGCGGTGCAGATGGGCGAGCACATCGCCGCGGTGCTCAAAGAGGAGCTCCGGCTCGAAACGACGCGCTATGCCTCAAAGAAACACGAACTCCGCCCCGGGTTCCGCTACTTCGACAAGGGATTGATGGCCATCATCGGAAAGAACGCCGCCGTGGTGAAATCGGGCAAGCTGCGTCTGCAGGGCTTCCCCGCATGGACCGCGTGGCTGCTTGTGCACATTCTTTTCCTGATCGGCTTCCGGAACAAGCTGGCGGTCCTGCTCGGCTGGGCCTTCGCTTACATTCGGAACAACCCCGGCGCCCGAATCATTGTTCACCCTCCTACCGAGGTGGCGAACTAA
- a CDS encoding transglutaminase family protein: MAFHIQAELRYTIQQRSTMLLNLHALSTTNQILSDERFTITQGATCEFLPQQPGESRFARLDTGDLDHLLITYEVKAETNPGSRLIRQISSIPVGGMQRSHLPFLFPSRYCQSDRLGRLANRRFGHINHPLAQARAISDWVFDNIEYVPGTSDATTSACDTITQRAGVCRDFAHLAIALCRALSIPARYFAGYACNMQPPDFHACFEACVGNQWFIFDPTRLSSPNGLIRIATGRDAADAAVATIFGAMQLETQMVSCTADRFTPLGQSELDGKAILLEP, encoded by the coding sequence ATGGCATTCCATATCCAGGCGGAGCTCCGCTACACAATCCAGCAGCGGAGCACGATGCTGCTCAACCTGCACGCACTCTCGACCACCAACCAGATCCTCTCGGACGAGCGATTCACCATCACGCAGGGTGCGACCTGTGAGTTTCTTCCCCAGCAACCCGGTGAGAGCCGCTTCGCCCGACTCGACACCGGCGACCTTGACCATCTGCTCATAACCTACGAGGTCAAGGCGGAGACCAACCCCGGCTCGCGACTGATCCGCCAGATCAGCAGCATCCCGGTTGGCGGCATGCAGCGCAGCCACCTTCCGTTCCTCTTTCCCAGCCGCTACTGCCAGTCGGACCGCCTGGGAAGACTGGCGAACCGTCGCTTCGGACACATCAATCACCCGCTCGCCCAAGCCCGGGCGATCTCGGACTGGGTGTTCGACAATATCGAGTATGTCCCCGGCACCTCGGATGCCACCACTTCGGCCTGCGACACCATCACCCAGCGTGCCGGCGTCTGCCGCGACTTCGCCCACCTCGCGATCGCGCTGTGCCGGGCACTGTCAATTCCCGCCCGCTATTTCGCCGGCTATGCCTGCAACATGCAGCCGCCTGACTTCCACGCCTGCTTCGAGGCTTGCGTCGGAAACCAGTGGTTCATCTTCGACCCCACCCGGCTGTCCTCCCCGAACGGACTGATCCGTATCGCGACCGGCCGCGACGCCGCCGATGCCGCGGTCGCCACCATCTTCGGGGCGATGCAACTGGAGACGCAGATGGTCTCGTGCACGGCCGACCGTTTCACCCCGCTCGGACAGTCGGAGCTCGACGGCAAGGCAATCCTGCTTGAGCCATGA